One part of the Nocardioides conyzicola genome encodes these proteins:
- a CDS encoding branched-chain amino acid ABC transporter permease, whose translation MKSRHVVRERSVHRGVAGLILTLLLAPLLALISSGPAHAVDTLCLPGPDKACIAGTIRTEDGPLADVKLTVTDEAGTVTEVTTGETGKWNVQVDKEGPYVVKIDEASLPKDLDVVKDNVTVKAKFGATMPALLTVRTASYSDSTSKFDQLLQSTVNGLRLGLLLALASVGLSLIYGTTGLSNFAHAEQVTLGGMLGYLLINVHGLNIWLGGLLVVILCAFSGYFQDRVLWQPLRRRGLGLTQMIIVTIGLSLALQYVYQYLVGAGTVRVVQDNPSVREFGSVTITNQSLVAMAISIVVLLAVGYALLRTRVGRATRAVSDNPALASASGIDTDKVIRLVWTVAMGLAGLSGLLYALVVNGVKWDSGLQILLLLFAAVTLGGLGTAFGALIGALIIGLVVEVSPVVGMPGDFKYATALLILILLLLVRPQGLLGKPQRVG comes from the coding sequence TTGAAGTCTCGACACGTCGTCCGCGAGCGGTCGGTGCACAGAGGGGTGGCGGGGCTGATCCTCACGCTGCTGCTCGCGCCGTTGCTCGCGCTGATTTCCTCGGGCCCTGCCCACGCCGTGGACACGCTGTGTCTACCGGGCCCGGACAAAGCCTGCATCGCAGGCACCATCCGCACCGAGGACGGTCCCCTCGCCGACGTGAAGCTCACCGTCACCGACGAGGCCGGCACCGTCACCGAGGTCACGACCGGCGAGACCGGCAAGTGGAACGTCCAGGTCGACAAGGAGGGTCCGTACGTCGTCAAGATCGACGAGGCGTCGCTCCCCAAGGACCTCGACGTCGTCAAGGACAACGTGACCGTCAAGGCGAAGTTCGGCGCGACGATGCCGGCCCTGCTGACGGTCCGTACGGCGTCGTACAGCGACTCGACCAGCAAGTTCGACCAGCTGCTCCAGAGCACCGTCAACGGACTGCGCCTCGGCCTGCTGCTCGCGCTGGCGTCGGTCGGCCTGTCGCTGATCTACGGCACCACCGGGCTGTCGAACTTCGCGCACGCCGAGCAGGTGACGCTCGGCGGCATGCTCGGCTACCTCCTGATCAACGTGCACGGGCTGAACATCTGGCTCGGCGGCCTGCTGGTGGTGATCCTGTGTGCCTTCAGCGGCTACTTCCAGGACCGCGTGCTCTGGCAACCACTCCGCCGCCGCGGCCTGGGTCTGACCCAGATGATCATCGTCACCATCGGTCTCTCTCTGGCGCTCCAGTACGTCTACCAGTACCTGGTCGGCGCCGGCACGGTCCGCGTGGTGCAGGACAACCCCTCGGTGAGGGAGTTCGGCTCGGTCACCATCACCAACCAGTCCCTGGTGGCGATGGCGATCTCGATCGTCGTGCTCCTCGCCGTCGGCTACGCCCTGCTCCGCACCCGCGTCGGCCGCGCCACCCGGGCCGTGTCCGACAACCCGGCGCTCGCGTCGGCGTCGGGCATCGACACCGACAAGGTGATCCGCCTCGTGTGGACGGTCGCCATGGGCCTCGCCGGTCTGTCCGGCCTGCTCTACGCGCTGGTGGTCAACGGCGTCAAGTGGGACTCCGGCCTCCAGATCCTGCTGCTGCTCTTCGCGGCGGTCACGCTCGGCGGTCTCGGCACGGCGTTCGGCGCCCTGATCGGCGCGCTCATCATCGGACTGGTCGTGGAGGTCTCGCCGGTGGTCGGCATGCCGGGTGACTTCAAGTACGCGACCGCGCTGTTGATCTTGATCCTGCTCCTGCTCGTGCGGCCCCAGGGCCTGCTCGGCAAGCCGCAGCGGGTCGGCTGA
- a CDS encoding DUF554 domain-containing protein codes for MNVATVLTGSVIGVLLGNRLPVRTRDVVTDSLGLVTLLIAATSAMAVLDDDLSDAVGDSAPMLIVLGALLVGGIVGSLLRLESRVESLGGWLQGRLSGAADSAERHRFIEGFVVSSLIFCTGPLTILGSLNDGLGNGADQLFLKSALDGFAAIAFAASFGWGVAASVVTIIAVQGSLTLLGLGLGDVLPDAQLAAITATGGLLLVGVAMRLLRIREVPVADLLPALLVAPLLVTVVAALN; via the coding sequence GTGAACGTCGCTACCGTGCTGACCGGCAGCGTCATCGGCGTGCTCCTGGGCAACCGGCTGCCGGTGCGGACCCGGGACGTCGTGACCGACTCGCTGGGCCTGGTGACGCTGCTGATCGCCGCCACGTCGGCGATGGCCGTCCTGGACGACGACCTCTCGGACGCGGTCGGCGACAGCGCCCCGATGCTGATCGTGCTGGGCGCCCTCCTGGTCGGCGGCATCGTGGGCTCGTTGCTGCGCCTCGAGTCGAGGGTCGAGTCCCTGGGGGGCTGGCTGCAGGGTCGCCTGTCCGGCGCGGCCGACTCGGCGGAGCGGCACCGGTTCATCGAGGGCTTCGTGGTCTCGTCCCTGATCTTCTGCACCGGGCCGCTGACCATCCTCGGCTCCCTCAACGACGGGCTGGGCAACGGAGCGGACCAGCTCTTCCTCAAGTCGGCGCTCGACGGGTTCGCCGCGATCGCGTTCGCGGCGTCCTTCGGCTGGGGTGTGGCGGCCAGCGTGGTGACGATCATCGCCGTCCAGGGCAGCCTGACGCTGCTCGGGCTCGGGCTCGGGGACGTGCTCCCCGACGCGCAGCTCGCGGCCATCACGGCCACGGGTGGGCTCCTCCTCGTCGGCGTCGCCATGCGGCTGCTCCGGATCCGCGAGGTCCCCGTCGCCGACCTGCTGCCCGCGCTGCTCGTGGCACCGCTCCTCGTGACCGTCGTGGCCGCCCTCAACTGA
- a CDS encoding branched-chain amino acid ABC transporter permease gives MDTLQGILNGMMREAISPQTAAVAIAVIGLNIHLGFTGLLNFGQAGFMLLGAYGMAISVWHGLPFALGILLGLAAALIFALVLGVPTLKLRGDYLAIVTISAAEILRYIGRSSLLSDFTGAAQGIPGSQYREPFTNLSIFGSGSFTLIPFNYADVADGAAWVRIIGWLLLVALIVALVLVLRGRAGLAGGAKIGAATVISVVGVFLLFFLFPVPGQSTGVNGWWVRVVAWTLVAISTFVVFLLVRSPWGRLLRGVREDEDAIRSLGKNVFSIKMQALVIGGLFGAIGGMIYVLPASTQPDSMGRTLTFFCYTALLIGGAATIFGPVLGAVIFYTARIGIKYTLSAYVPSDWMNNQQTEQFSYIVVGVALMLIVIFRPQGILGNKRELRFDV, from the coding sequence ATGGACACTCTCCAGGGAATTCTCAACGGCATGATGCGCGAGGCGATCTCGCCGCAGACCGCCGCTGTCGCGATCGCCGTCATCGGCCTCAACATCCACCTCGGGTTCACCGGGCTGCTCAACTTCGGCCAGGCGGGCTTCATGCTGCTCGGCGCGTACGGCATGGCGATCTCGGTGTGGCACGGCCTGCCGTTCGCGCTCGGCATCCTGCTCGGGCTCGCCGCGGCGCTGATCTTCGCCCTCGTGCTCGGTGTACCGACGCTGAAGCTGCGCGGTGACTACCTGGCCATCGTGACGATCTCGGCTGCCGAGATCCTCAGATACATCGGGCGATCGTCCCTGCTGTCGGACTTCACCGGTGCGGCGCAGGGCATCCCCGGCAGCCAGTACCGCGAGCCGTTCACCAACCTCTCGATCTTCGGCAGCGGCAGCTTCACGCTGATCCCGTTCAACTACGCAGACGTCGCCGACGGCGCCGCCTGGGTGCGGATCATCGGCTGGCTCCTGCTCGTCGCCCTGATCGTCGCGCTCGTCCTCGTGCTGCGGGGGAGGGCCGGCCTGGCCGGAGGCGCGAAGATCGGTGCGGCCACGGTCATCAGCGTCGTCGGCGTGTTCCTGCTGTTCTTCCTCTTCCCGGTCCCGGGCCAGTCGACCGGCGTCAACGGCTGGTGGGTCCGGGTGGTCGCCTGGACGCTGGTGGCCATCTCGACGTTCGTCGTGTTCCTGCTGGTGCGCAGCCCGTGGGGACGTCTCCTGCGAGGGGTGCGCGAGGACGAGGACGCGATCCGCTCGCTGGGCAAGAACGTCTTCTCGATCAAGATGCAGGCGCTGGTCATCGGCGGTCTCTTCGGTGCGATCGGCGGCATGATCTACGTGCTCCCGGCCAGCACCCAGCCGGACTCGATGGGTCGCACACTGACGTTCTTCTGCTACACCGCGCTCCTGATCGGTGGCGCGGCCACGATCTTCGGCCCGGTCCTCGGCGCGGTGATCTTCTACACCGCCCGGATCGGCATCAAGTACACCCTCTCGGCGTACGTCCCGTCCGACTGGATGAACAACCAGCAGACGGAGCAGTTCTCGTACATCGTCGTGGGTGTGGCGCTGATGCTGATCGTGATCTTCAGACCACAAGGCATCCTGGGCAACAAGAGGGAGCTGAGATTCGATGTCTGA
- a CDS encoding ABC transporter ATP-binding protein — MTSLQKDEPVTDTRKPVVEAKDVVAGYIPGVNILNGCSLVAYPGEMIGIIGPNGAGKSTLLKAMFGLVKVHSGTVMLGERDITNLRTNQLVEMGVGFVPQTNNVFPSLSIEENLRMGLYLRPKKARERLAAMWDLFPVLHDRRNQSAGALSGGERQSLAMARALMMEPSVLLLDEPSAGLSPVRQDETFLRTRRINKTGVCVVMVEQNARRCLQICDRGYVLDQGRDAYSGTGRELANDPKVIELYLGTLAKDVDEERDSH; from the coding sequence ATGACGTCGCTGCAGAAGGACGAGCCCGTGACGGACACGCGCAAGCCGGTCGTCGAGGCCAAGGACGTGGTCGCGGGCTACATCCCCGGGGTCAACATCCTCAACGGCTGCAGCCTCGTCGCGTACCCGGGCGAGATGATCGGCATCATCGGCCCGAACGGCGCCGGCAAGTCGACGCTGCTCAAGGCGATGTTCGGCCTGGTCAAGGTGCACTCCGGCACGGTGATGCTCGGCGAGCGTGACATCACCAACCTGCGCACCAACCAGCTGGTGGAGATGGGTGTCGGCTTCGTGCCGCAGACCAACAACGTCTTCCCCTCGCTGAGCATCGAGGAGAACCTGCGGATGGGGCTGTACCTGCGGCCCAAGAAGGCCCGCGAGCGCCTGGCCGCGATGTGGGACCTCTTCCCGGTCCTCCACGACCGCCGCAACCAGAGCGCGGGCGCCCTCTCCGGTGGTGAGCGCCAGTCCCTGGCCATGGCCAGGGCGCTGATGATGGAGCCCTCGGTGCTGCTCCTGGACGAGCCGTCCGCCGGCCTGTCCCCGGTCCGTCAGGACGAGACGTTCCTGCGCACCCGGCGGATCAACAAGACCGGCGTCTGCGTCGTGATGGTCGAGCAGAACGCGCGTCGCTGCCTGCAGATCTGCGACCGCGGCTACGTCCTCGACCAGGGCCGGGACGCCTACAGCGGCACCGGTCGCGAGCTGGCCAACGACCCCAAGGTGATCGAGCTCTACCTCGGCACGCTCGCCAAGGACGTCGACGAGGAGCGCGACTCGCACTGA
- a CDS encoding ANTAR domain-containing response regulator: MPGTATRRVVIAEDEVLIRMDLAEMLSEEGYDVVGQAGDGAKAIELAEELRPDLVILDVKMPVLDGIAAAERIASQRIAPVVILTAFSQRDLVERARDAGAMAYLVKPFSKTDLVPAIEMAVSRFAEVTLLEAEVADLSERLETRKAVDRAKNVLQEQLKLSEPEAFRWIQKTAMDLRLSMRQVAEGVIDHGPGLAG; this comes from the coding sequence ATGCCCGGGACCGCCACCCGCCGCGTCGTCATCGCCGAGGACGAGGTCCTCATCCGGATGGACCTCGCGGAGATGCTCTCCGAGGAGGGCTACGACGTCGTCGGCCAGGCCGGCGACGGCGCCAAGGCGATCGAGCTGGCCGAGGAGCTCCGGCCCGACCTGGTGATCCTGGACGTGAAGATGCCGGTCCTCGACGGCATCGCCGCCGCCGAGCGGATCGCGAGCCAGCGGATCGCGCCCGTCGTGATCCTGACCGCCTTCTCGCAGCGCGACCTGGTCGAGCGGGCGCGTGACGCCGGCGCGATGGCCTACCTCGTCAAGCCGTTCAGCAAGACCGACCTGGTGCCGGCGATCGAGATGGCGGTGAGCCGGTTCGCCGAGGTCACGCTGCTCGAGGCCGAGGTCGCCGACCTCTCCGAGCGGCTCGAGACCCGCAAGGCCGTCGACCGGGCCAAGAACGTCCTGCAGGAGCAGCTCAAGCTCTCCGAGCCCGAGGCCTTCCGCTGGATCCAGAAGACCGCGATGGACCTGCGGCTGTCGATGCGGCAGGTCGCGGAGGGCGTCATCGACCACGGCCCGGGCCTCGCGGGCTAG
- a CDS encoding ABC transporter ATP-binding protein, with the protein MSEHTIAPTGLADPAARQAMTAGFDPDPGAAKPDPILVVDNIVRQFGGMTAVDVGHLEVQRGLITALIGPNGAGKTTFFNLITGFDRPTSAKTGAHWSFDGRKLDKTSASSVAQAGMVRTFQLTKALSRMTVIENMMLGAQNQAGENLFKSMFHPVWRQQEREIEAKADELLQRFKLYEKKHDYAGSLSGGQRKLLEMARALMSDPKMIMLDEPMAGVNPALTQSLLGHIQSLRDEGMTVLFVEHDMHVVRHISDWVAVMAEGRLVAEGSADTVMSNPAVIDAYLGAHHDTDLGDDALLTDEALEEIAEEVAAEDAERQADEEAEGLR; encoded by the coding sequence ATGTCTGAGCACACGATCGCGCCGACCGGCCTCGCCGACCCGGCGGCCCGGCAGGCGATGACCGCCGGCTTCGACCCCGACCCCGGCGCCGCCAAGCCCGACCCGATCCTGGTCGTCGACAACATCGTCCGCCAGTTCGGCGGCATGACGGCGGTCGACGTGGGTCACCTCGAGGTGCAGCGCGGCCTGATCACCGCCCTGATCGGGCCGAACGGTGCCGGCAAGACGACGTTCTTCAACCTGATCACGGGCTTCGACCGGCCGACGTCGGCGAAGACCGGGGCGCATTGGTCCTTCGACGGGCGCAAGCTCGACAAGACCTCGGCGTCGAGCGTGGCCCAGGCGGGGATGGTCCGGACCTTCCAGCTCACCAAGGCGCTCAGCCGGATGACCGTCATCGAGAACATGATGCTCGGCGCCCAGAACCAGGCCGGCGAGAACCTCTTCAAGTCGATGTTCCATCCCGTGTGGCGTCAGCAGGAGCGTGAGATCGAGGCCAAGGCCGACGAGCTGCTCCAGCGCTTCAAGCTCTACGAGAAGAAGCACGACTACGCCGGCAGCCTGTCGGGCGGCCAGCGCAAGCTGCTCGAGATGGCGCGTGCGCTGATGAGCGACCCGAAGATGATCATGCTCGACGAGCCGATGGCCGGCGTGAACCCGGCCCTGACGCAGTCGCTGCTGGGCCACATCCAGTCGCTGCGCGACGAGGGCATGACCGTGCTGTTCGTCGAGCACGACATGCACGTCGTACGCCACATCTCCGACTGGGTCGCGGTGATGGCGGAGGGTCGCCTCGTCGCCGAGGGATCCGCCGACACGGTCATGTCCAACCCGGCCGTCATCGACGCCTACCTGGGCGCGCACCACGACACCGACCTCGGCGACGACGCGCTGCTGACCGACGAGGCCCTCGAGGAGATCGCCGAAGAGGTGGCCGCCGAGGATGCCGAACGCCAGGCCGACGAAGAGGCGGAGGGACTGCGATGA
- the polA gene encoding DNA polymerase I translates to MPRLLLLDGHSLAYRAFFALPVENFSTTTGQHTNAVYGFTSMLINVLRDEQPTHVGVAFDVSRQTFRLAEYSEYKAKRNKTPSEFSSQLPLIEEVLNALRIPFLKKDGYEADDIIATLVTQALEDEEMEVLILTGDRDSLQLVTDRSTVLYPMRGVSDLARMTPTAVQDKYGLPPERYPELAAIVGETSDNLPGVPGVGPGYAARWINQYDGLDNVIAHADEITGKKGEALREHLGDVIRNRHLNRLVRDLDLELRPTDLVIQPWDRHEVHTLFDGLEFRVLRDRLFETLTSEEEIDDSGFDLATSVLTSGELPGWLAEHATSGDRVGVNVVGRWGSGTGEVTSVALATADGTAAWISAEELGPDDQTALAGWLADPDRPKVLHDAKGPMLALAAWGMPLAGLARDTALSAYLARPDQRSYDLADLTVRYLKRELKQGGTDDGQLSLGLDDEAAGEVEMLHARAVLDLAAALDDELDERGGTALLNDVELPLVDLLAQMEQVGIAVDVDHLESLESHFATEVRTAAEDAYAVIGKEINLGSPKQLQVVLFDELAMPKTKRTKTGYTTDADALQALYVKTEHPFLLHLLRHRDVIRLRQTIEGLLKTVSGDGRIHTTFNQTIAATGRLSSTDPNLQNIPIRTEEGRRIREGFVVGAGFESLMTADYSQIEMRIMAHLSEDALLIEAFRSGRDFHSITAARVFDVPADDVTVEMRAKIKAMNYGLAYGLSAFGLGQQLAISPGEAQGLMDEYFQTFGGIRDYLGGVVEEARKTGFTETIMGRRRYLPDLTSDNRQRREMAERMALNAPIQGSAADLIKVAMLNVDRAVKEAGLRSRMLLQVHDELVFDVAPGERETLEALVRQQMGGAADLTVPLDVSVGFGRSWHEAAH, encoded by the coding sequence GTGCCTCGCCTCCTGCTTCTCGACGGTCACTCGCTCGCCTACCGCGCGTTCTTCGCGCTCCCGGTCGAGAACTTCTCGACCACGACCGGACAGCACACCAACGCCGTCTACGGCTTCACCTCGATGCTCATCAACGTGCTGCGTGACGAGCAGCCGACCCACGTCGGGGTCGCGTTCGACGTCTCCCGGCAGACGTTCCGGCTGGCCGAGTACTCCGAGTACAAGGCGAAGCGCAACAAGACGCCGAGCGAGTTCAGCAGCCAGCTGCCGCTGATCGAGGAGGTGCTCAACGCGCTGCGCATCCCGTTCCTCAAGAAGGACGGCTACGAGGCCGACGACATCATCGCCACCCTGGTCACCCAGGCGCTCGAGGACGAGGAGATGGAGGTCCTGATCCTCACCGGCGACCGCGACTCCCTCCAGCTGGTCACCGACCGCTCGACGGTCCTCTACCCGATGCGCGGGGTCTCCGACCTCGCCCGGATGACGCCGACGGCCGTCCAGGACAAGTACGGCCTGCCCCCGGAGCGCTACCCCGAGCTGGCCGCGATCGTCGGGGAGACCTCCGACAACCTGCCCGGCGTGCCCGGCGTCGGTCCGGGCTACGCCGCCCGGTGGATCAACCAGTACGACGGCCTCGACAACGTCATCGCCCACGCCGACGAGATCACCGGCAAAAAGGGCGAGGCGCTGCGCGAGCACCTCGGCGACGTCATCCGCAACCGCCACCTCAACCGGCTGGTGCGCGACCTCGACCTCGAGCTCCGGCCGACCGACCTCGTCATCCAGCCGTGGGACCGGCACGAGGTGCACACGCTGTTCGACGGCCTCGAGTTCCGGGTGCTCCGGGACCGGCTGTTCGAGACGCTCACCTCCGAGGAGGAGATCGACGACTCGGGCTTCGACCTGGCGACGTCCGTGCTCACCAGCGGGGAGCTCCCGGGCTGGCTGGCCGAGCACGCCACCAGCGGCGACCGGGTCGGCGTCAACGTCGTCGGCCGGTGGGGCTCCGGCACCGGCGAGGTGACCTCGGTGGCGCTGGCGACCGCCGACGGGACGGCCGCCTGGATCTCGGCCGAGGAGCTGGGGCCCGACGACCAGACCGCGCTCGCCGGGTGGCTCGCCGACCCCGACCGCCCGAAGGTGCTGCACGACGCCAAGGGCCCGATGCTCGCGCTCGCCGCCTGGGGGATGCCGCTGGCCGGGCTGGCGCGCGACACCGCGCTCTCGGCGTACCTCGCGCGTCCCGACCAGCGCTCCTACGACCTCGCGGACCTCACCGTGCGCTACCTTAAGCGCGAGCTCAAGCAGGGCGGCACCGACGACGGCCAGCTCAGCCTGGGCCTGGACGACGAGGCGGCCGGCGAGGTGGAGATGCTGCACGCCCGGGCCGTGCTCGACCTGGCGGCCGCGCTCGACGACGAGCTCGACGAGCGGGGCGGTACGGCGCTCCTCAACGACGTCGAGCTGCCGCTGGTCGACCTGCTCGCCCAGATGGAGCAGGTCGGCATCGCGGTCGACGTCGACCACCTCGAGTCGCTGGAGAGCCACTTCGCCACCGAGGTGCGCACCGCGGCCGAGGACGCCTACGCGGTGATCGGCAAGGAGATCAACCTCGGCTCACCGAAGCAGCTCCAGGTCGTGCTCTTCGACGAGCTCGCCATGCCCAAGACCAAGCGCACCAAGACCGGCTACACCACCGACGCCGACGCGCTGCAGGCGCTCTACGTGAAGACCGAGCACCCCTTCCTGCTCCACCTGCTGCGGCACCGCGACGTCATCCGGCTGCGCCAGACGATCGAGGGGCTGCTCAAGACCGTCTCGGGCGACGGCCGGATCCACACGACGTTCAACCAGACGATCGCCGCGACCGGCCGGCTGTCCAGCACCGACCCCAACCTGCAGAACATCCCGATCCGCACCGAGGAGGGTCGCCGGATCCGCGAGGGCTTCGTCGTGGGCGCGGGCTTCGAATCGCTGATGACCGCCGACTACAGCCAGATCGAGATGCGGATCATGGCCCACCTCTCCGAGGACGCGCTGCTGATCGAGGCGTTCCGCTCCGGCCGCGACTTCCACTCGATCACCGCGGCCCGGGTCTTCGACGTCCCGGCCGACGACGTCACGGTCGAGATGCGGGCCAAGATCAAGGCGATGAACTACGGCCTCGCCTACGGCCTCTCGGCGTTCGGCCTCGGCCAGCAGCTCGCGATCAGCCCGGGCGAGGCGCAGGGGCTGATGGACGAGTACTTCCAGACGTTCGGCGGCATCCGCGACTACCTCGGCGGGGTGGTGGAGGAGGCCCGCAAGACCGGCTTCACCGAGACCATCATGGGCCGGCGCCGCTACCTGCCCGACCTGACCAGCGACAACCGGCAGCGCCGCGAGATGGCCGAGCGGATGGCGCTCAACGCACCCATCCAGGGCTCGGCCGCCGACCTGATCAAGGTCGCCATGCTCAACGTCGACCGCGCCGTCAAGGAGGCGGGGCTGCGCTCGCGGATGCTGCTCCAGGTCCACGACGAGCTCGTGTTCGACGTCGCGCCGGGGGAGCGCGAGACCCTGGAGGCGCTAGTGCGTCAGCAGATGGGGGGCGCGGCCGACCTCACCGTGCCGCTCGACGTCTCAGTCGGGTTCGGTCGCAGCTGGCACGAAGCCGCTCACTGA
- a CDS encoding ABC transporter substrate-binding protein has product MNRTKTTWVRLMAGTAVLGLALTACGSDSEGDAKPEASDTPTASDSAPAADAFTDDKCAANQTSADSFRVGGILPLTGSLAFLGPPEIAGVGLAVSDINAAGGVNGSKACHDVQDSGDSSDMSVSTASAGTLVASKPSVVIGAASSSVSLNVVDTFADNKITEVSPANTAVDLSGYSPWYFRTAPPDGVQGNALGTLISTDGYTKVGFLVFADTYGTGLRDVVEKTVKAAGGSCTYGCKGDGDEFPPGQTTFSSEVSGVIASKPDAIVILAFDETKSIVPELKSQGWDMSKTYFTDGNTSDFSKDFAKGTLKGAQGTIPGADPDATFKERLSGWAEVGEGAALKDYSYGAESYDATILAALAAVKGGATDSQTVRDNYAAVSGATDGKECKTYADCVALLKDGSEIHYTGPSGIGPIDDENDPSSAFVGIYTFNADNKNELTSTVEGSK; this is encoded by the coding sequence GTGAATCGAACCAAGACCACCTGGGTACGGCTGATGGCGGGCACAGCCGTCCTCGGCCTCGCCCTGACCGCTTGCGGCTCCGACTCTGAAGGCGACGCCAAGCCGGAAGCGAGCGACACCCCGACGGCGTCCGACTCGGCCCCTGCTGCCGACGCGTTCACCGACGACAAGTGCGCCGCGAACCAGACCAGCGCAGACTCGTTCCGCGTCGGTGGCATCCTGCCGCTGACCGGTTCGCTCGCGTTCCTCGGACCCCCGGAGATCGCCGGTGTCGGCCTCGCCGTCTCGGACATCAACGCGGCCGGCGGCGTCAACGGCAGCAAGGCCTGCCACGACGTCCAGGACTCCGGTGACTCCAGCGACATGTCGGTCTCGACTGCCTCTGCCGGCACGCTCGTCGCCAGCAAGCCGTCCGTGGTCATCGGTGCGGCTTCGTCCAGCGTCTCGCTGAACGTCGTCGACACCTTCGCCGACAACAAGATCACCGAGGTCTCCCCGGCCAACACGGCCGTCGACCTCAGCGGCTACTCGCCGTGGTACTTCCGCACCGCCCCGCCGGACGGCGTCCAGGGCAACGCGCTGGGCACCCTCATCTCCACCGACGGCTACACGAAGGTCGGCTTCCTGGTGTTCGCGGACACCTACGGCACCGGTCTGCGTGACGTCGTCGAGAAGACGGTGAAGGCCGCTGGTGGCTCCTGCACCTACGGTTGCAAGGGTGACGGCGACGAGTTCCCGCCGGGACAGACCACCTTCTCGTCCGAGGTCAGTGGCGTCATCGCCTCGAAGCCCGACGCGATCGTCATTCTGGCCTTCGACGAGACCAAGTCGATCGTTCCGGAGCTGAAGTCGCAGGGCTGGGACATGTCCAAGACCTACTTCACCGACGGCAACACGTCGGACTTCAGCAAGGACTTCGCCAAGGGCACCCTCAAGGGCGCTCAGGGCACCATCCCCGGTGCCGACCCGGACGCCACCTTCAAGGAGCGTCTCAGCGGTTGGGCCGAGGTCGGTGAGGGCGCTGCCCTGAAGGACTACTCGTACGGCGCTGAGTCCTACGACGCGACCATCCTGGCGGCCCTCGCGGCGGTCAAGGGCGGCGCGACCGACTCGCAGACGGTCCGCGACAACTACGCGGCCGTCTCGGGTGCCACCGACGGCAAGGAGTGCAAGACCTACGCCGACTGCGTCGCCCTGCTCAAGGACGGCTCGGAGATCCACTACACCGGTCCTTCGGGCATCGGTCCGATCGACGACGAGAACGACCCGTCGTCGGCGTTCGTCGGCATCTACACCTTCAACGCCGACAACAAGAACGAGCTCACCAGCACGGTCGAGGGCTCCAAGTGA
- a CDS encoding hotdog fold thioesterase codes for MSERNDEMSVDDYIASMPQGMGGLNEKMGIELVEISAERVVGTMPVEGNTQPYGLLHGGASVVLAETLGSVGSAVHAHPDRLSVGIDINATHHRSATSGTVTGVATAIHLGRTTAAYEIVITDDRGKRVCTSRITCALLPRERFDS; via the coding sequence ATGAGTGAGCGCAACGACGAGATGAGCGTGGACGACTACATCGCCTCCATGCCGCAGGGCATGGGCGGACTCAACGAGAAGATGGGCATCGAGCTCGTCGAGATCTCGGCCGAGCGGGTCGTCGGGACGATGCCCGTCGAGGGCAACACCCAGCCCTACGGGCTGCTCCACGGCGGCGCCTCGGTGGTGCTCGCGGAGACCCTCGGCTCGGTCGGGTCGGCGGTGCACGCCCACCCGGACCGGCTCTCGGTCGGCATCGACATCAACGCCACCCACCACCGCTCGGCGACGTCCGGCACCGTCACCGGCGTCGCGACGGCCATCCACCTCGGCCGCACGACGGCGGCGTACGAGATCGTGATCACCGACGACCGCGGCAAGCGGGTCTGCACGTCGCGGATCACCTGCGCGTTGCTGCCGCGCGAGCGGTTCGACTCCTAG
- a CDS encoding GNAT family N-acetyltransferase — MNRSLVSLRSVSPNDASHLAEVWNDVIRRVGPEDQALDMESVIAEVLASDCQRIVVAEYDGTFAGAVHLEHTTMSAINREPVVRALSPHVLAPYRRHGIGTALMDSAVTWAEELGVAHVATAAVAGSRDANRFMARIALGPYAVLRVATTHAVRSRLSAHRRPVSAGNGRQLTQVLAARRSLRKSRAGVEG; from the coding sequence ATGAACCGCTCCCTGGTGTCGCTCCGCTCGGTGAGCCCCAACGATGCGAGCCACCTGGCGGAGGTCTGGAACGACGTGATCCGCCGGGTCGGGCCCGAGGACCAGGCCCTCGACATGGAGTCCGTGATCGCCGAGGTGCTGGCGTCCGACTGCCAGCGGATCGTCGTGGCGGAGTACGACGGCACGTTCGCCGGCGCCGTCCACCTCGAGCACACGACGATGTCCGCGATCAACCGCGAGCCCGTCGTACGCGCGCTGTCACCGCACGTGCTCGCGCCGTACCGACGCCACGGGATCGGCACCGCGCTGATGGACTCGGCGGTGACCTGGGCCGAGGAGCTCGGAGTCGCGCACGTCGCCACGGCCGCGGTCGCCGGGTCCCGGGACGCCAACCGCTTCATGGCCCGCATCGCGCTGGGGCCGTACGCCGTCCTCCGGGTCGCCACCACCCACGCCGTCCGCAGCCGGCTCAGCGCGCACCGACGCCCGGTCAGCGCCGGCAACGGCCGCCAGCTCACCCAGGTGCTGGCCGCCCGCCGGTCCCTGCGCAAGAGCCGGGCCGGCGTCGAGGGCTAG